The following nucleotide sequence is from Spirochaetales bacterium.
GGCGATATCGTTGAAAGCGGAAATCACATGAACCTCCTTCGGAAAAGGGGCAAATATTACGCGATGTGGAAGGGGCAATCGGATTCCGATAATTATTCGGAAGCGTCTATGACATGAAAGGATACATTCTCGATTTCAAAGACATTACGGACACACGGGAAATATACGAGGCAAACCCTCCACCCTTTATGTCGATTTTCATATACGGCATCCTTTCCATGATCGTTCTTTCGATAACCTGGATGTGGTTCGGTGATATCAATGAAGTGGTACTGGCGGACGGCATCGTGAGAACAAAGGATCCGGTAAGTATCGTGACAAATATTGTCGAAGGGGAAGTAAACGACGTATTCTTTGAGGAAGATATCTTCGTGAACAAAGGGGATACACTGTTTACTCTTGAAACGACGACATATAGAATCGAACGGGAAAGCGTATCGGCCCAACTGAATCGTCTCGAAGCGAGACTCGGAAACCTCAAACTCCTCGAGGAAAGCATCGACAGAAACAAGAATCTTTTCGATGAGGCGAATATAGAATTTCATAACCGCTTCAATGCCTATTCGTACGAACTTGAACTGCTTAATCTCGCCATTGTACAGGCAAAAGCCGCTTATGACCGGCATTCATCCATGCAGCTTATGGTTTCGGAAGCAACGATGGAAGAACTCGAATCACGCCTGAAAGTTGCCGAACTCAATCTGAGAAAATACAAAAGCAGGCACAAAGTCGAAATAAAGGAAGAACGCGACCGGATCGAGTCCGAAATCATTATTCTCACCGAAAAACTCGACAATCTCTCGGAAAAAATCGATCTCTGCAATATCAAGGCGCCGATCAGCGGAAAAGTTCAGGTCGTCACCCATTTTAATCCCGGTGATTACCTGCGCGCCGGAACCGAAATCGCGAGAATCATTCCGGAAACGGACTCGCTTCTCAAAGTGGAACTCATCATTTCCAACAAAGATATCGCAAAAATTGAACGGGGAAGAAAAATACGGTACTCTTTTCTCTCGCTTCCGCAGAACAGGTACGGCTTTGCAGAGGGTGAAGTCATCACGATCGGCAGTGACATTTCAATGAGGCAGACCTCGAAAGATCCCGTGTTTGTCGTCGAGGGAAGCCTCGACACTCCCGAACTCACGGATTCGAACGGCGTTCCCACCGCCATAAAAACCGGCATGATATGCAGCGGGAGAATTATCATCAGACAAAAAAAAATAATCGAATACGTCCTTGAAACACTCAATTTTCTTCCGTGAAATACCGGAAAAAAAAGATTGATTTTTTATATATCTGTGATAGAATGATCATGTATCGCTTATATAATAAAAGGAACGTTTTTCCGAAAAAAATAATGACGGCGATCCGTTTCTGTTTAAATCATTGCAGTAAGGAGAATGGGTATGAAAAAATTTGAAAAGCTTTCCCTGGTCAAAATGCACGATGAGGAATTGAAAAAAGTGATCGGCGGAGCTTCGGCGCTTGAAAGAAACCGCCTGCTGTACGGCATAATTCCCAAGCCGCCCGTGCTGAAATATGGAATCACACCATTGTACGGGATTATCGTCCAGCCGCTGTACGGGATCTCCGTTCCGTTGACGGAAGAAATCCAGGCCGAATAGCAGACAATCGGTATAATCATCGGTCCGGACAAGGACAGACAACCACATTATGGCGTATTCATTAAGTAATGCAGTATGGGAGATAACCTACGCCTGCAACATGCGATGCAAACATTGCG
It contains:
- a CDS encoding HlyD family efflux transporter periplasmic adaptor subunit, whose protein sequence is MKGYILDFKDITDTREIYEANPPPFMSIFIYGILSMIVLSITWMWFGDINEVVLADGIVRTKDPVSIVTNIVEGEVNDVFFEEDIFVNKGDTLFTLETTTYRIERESVSAQLNRLEARLGNLKLLEESIDRNKNLFDEANIEFHNRFNAYSYELELLNLAIVQAKAAYDRHSSMQLMVSEATMEELESRLKVAELNLRKYKSRHKVEIKEERDRIESEIIILTEKLDNLSEKIDLCNIKAPISGKVQVVTHFNPGDYLRAGTEIARIIPETDSLLKVELIISNKDIAKIERGRKIRYSFLSLPQNRYGFAEGEVITIGSDISMRQTSKDPVFVVEGSLDTPELTDSNGVPTAIKTGMICSGRIIIRQKKIIEYVLETLNFLP